A genome region from Christensenella minuta includes the following:
- the cysK gene encoding cysteine synthase A gives MKIYDKITDLIGGTPLLGLNNYVKKHRLEATLLGKLEYFNPAGSVKDRIAKAMLDDAEAKGLLKPGTVIIEPTSGNTGIGLASVAAARGYKIILTMPETMSVERRNLLKAYGAQLVLTEGALGMKGAIAKANELAKETPGSFIPSQFTNPANPSVHRNTTGPEIWNDTDGRVDIFVAGVGTGGTVSGVGEYLKSRNPDIKVVAVEPAGSPVLSKGTAGPHMIQGIGAGFIPETLDAGIYDEILTVANEEAFESGREIAREEGVLVGISSGAAVFAAAELARRPENKGKVIVVLLPDTGDRYLSTPMFSE, from the coding sequence ATGAAAATATACGATAAAATTACGGATTTGATCGGCGGTACGCCGTTGCTCGGGTTGAACAATTATGTAAAAAAACACCGCCTGGAAGCAACTTTGCTCGGCAAACTGGAATATTTCAATCCTGCCGGCAGCGTGAAGGACCGAATCGCCAAAGCCATGCTCGACGATGCGGAGGCAAAGGGATTGCTGAAGCCCGGGACGGTTATCATCGAACCAACCAGCGGCAACACGGGGATCGGCCTTGCCTCAGTCGCGGCTGCAAGGGGCTATAAAATTATTCTTACAATGCCTGAAACAATGAGCGTCGAGCGCCGGAACCTGCTCAAGGCATATGGAGCTCAGCTCGTCCTGACGGAGGGCGCGCTCGGCATGAAGGGCGCAATTGCAAAAGCCAACGAACTGGCAAAGGAAACTCCCGGCAGCTTCATTCCCAGTCAATTTACAAATCCTGCCAATCCGTCCGTTCACCGCAATACCACCGGCCCGGAAATCTGGAACGATACTGATGGCAGGGTTGATATTTTTGTCGCTGGCGTGGGAACAGGCGGTACGGTCTCCGGGGTCGGCGAATATTTAAAATCCCGGAATCCCGATATAAAAGTGGTAGCTGTCGAACCGGCCGGATCCCCGGTGCTTTCCAAGGGTACGGCAGGTCCCCACATGATCCAGGGAATCGGTGCCGGGTTTATTCCCGAAACGCTGGATGCCGGGATATATGATGAAATCCTCACGGTCGCAAATGAAGAAGCCTTCGAGTCCGGGAGGGAGATCGCACGGGAAGAAGGCGTGCTGGTAGGAATTTCTTCCGGCGCGGCTGTGTTTGCGGCAGCGGAGCTTGCCAGGCGGCCGGAAAACAAAGGAAAGGTGATCGTCGTCCTCCTCCCCGATACCGGTGACCGTTACCTTTCTACCCCCATGTTTTCCGAATAA
- a CDS encoding RrF2 family transcriptional regulator: MKISTKGRYALRMMLDLAQHQQEGFITLKSIAERQNVSKKYLEQIVPLLNNARMLKTNRGYQGGYILAKSPDQYTVGEILRITEGSLTPVACLDDTPNLCERSGECPTLNIWQGLNKVIMDYLDGITLQDVLDRNQSQAAAANEYYI, encoded by the coding sequence ATGAAAATCTCGACGAAAGGACGCTATGCGCTTAGGATGATGCTTGATTTGGCACAACATCAGCAGGAAGGGTTTATTACCTTAAAGAGTATTGCGGAACGGCAGAATGTATCCAAAAAATATTTGGAGCAAATTGTTCCTTTGCTAAATAATGCCAGGATGCTGAAGACGAACCGCGGTTATCAGGGAGGCTATATCCTTGCCAAAAGCCCGGATCAATATACGGTAGGGGAGATTTTGCGCATAACAGAGGGAAGCTTGACCCCGGTTGCCTGTCTTGACGACACACCCAACCTGTGTGAGCGCAGCGGCGAATGCCCGACGCTGAACATTTGGCAGGGGCTCAATAAGGTTATTATGGACTATTTGGACGGAATTACGCTTCAGGACGTTCTTGACCGGAACCAAAGTCAGGCGGCAGCGGCAAATGAATACTATATTTAG